In Aliivibrio wodanis, a genomic segment contains:
- a CDS encoding putative membrane associated regulator, GGDEF family protein, with protein MEKSELKQHIFQSKLKKSLDAFPFIALNHSLIAIACFFVSQAYFYPSLNAFYWFITLCSVIALRLLQLQIMKKQLTTITQQSCLSIFYSLSSSMLGFVWSGGTILAMMKGNTHVDISVILICCGLAFGGVTYHLNNLLAFNAYFWSVFMPIIIYFIFWDNRPFEAGVLFTTGIIYSGFYARKLSIQSHQWLAESIKNEELVKQLSEANEKIQLLSETDALTGLKNRTYFNSHSQTLWYQCIKEQRSFSVILIDIDYFKPYNDNYGHISGDVTLKKVADALKSIEQEHDSALLARIGGEEFIVLLPNCDIDSAVTYAENLRLNVSKCCIPHVYSQCNDHITVSLGVSTTIPNIEKKLITFIDIADNQLYRAKKSGRDRVMYEA; from the coding sequence ATGGAAAAATCAGAGCTAAAGCAGCATATATTTCAATCAAAATTAAAAAAAAGCCTTGATGCCTTTCCATTTATTGCACTAAACCACTCTCTGATTGCCATTGCCTGCTTTTTTGTCTCTCAAGCCTATTTTTATCCTTCTTTAAACGCCTTTTATTGGTTTATCACTCTCTGCTCTGTCATTGCTTTACGCTTACTGCAATTACAAATAATGAAAAAGCAATTAACAACGATAACTCAACAATCTTGCCTCAGCATTTTTTATTCTCTCTCTTCTTCAATGCTTGGGTTTGTCTGGTCTGGTGGGACGATTCTGGCAATGATGAAAGGCAACACCCATGTTGATATATCGGTAATTCTGATCTGTTGCGGTTTAGCTTTTGGTGGTGTGACCTACCATCTTAATAACCTGTTAGCTTTCAATGCCTACTTTTGGTCTGTTTTTATGCCCATCATTATCTATTTTATTTTTTGGGATAATCGACCTTTTGAAGCTGGTGTCCTTTTTACTACTGGGATTATCTATAGTGGCTTTTATGCCCGAAAGCTAAGTATTCAATCGCACCAATGGTTAGCTGAAAGCATTAAAAATGAGGAGTTGGTAAAACAGCTTTCAGAAGCGAATGAAAAGATCCAGTTACTGTCTGAAACCGACGCATTAACAGGGCTAAAAAACAGAACCTATTTTAACTCTCACAGTCAGACGCTATGGTATCAATGCATTAAAGAACAACGGTCTTTCTCTGTTATTTTAATTGATATTGACTACTTCAAGCCATATAACGACAATTATGGTCATATTTCCGGTGATGTAACCTTAAAAAAAGTAGCTGATGCACTAAAATCTATTGAACAAGAACATGATTCCGCCTTGCTAGCTCGTATCGGAGGTGAGGAATTTATTGTTTTGTTACCCAATTGCGATATTGATAGTGCGGTAACTTATGCTGAGAACTTACGTCTTAACGTCAGTAAATGTTGCATTCCTCATGTTTACTCACAATGTAATGATCACATAACGGTTAGTCTTGGTGTATCGACAACAATACCAAATATTGAAAAGAAGCTTATTACATTTATAGATATTGCCGACAATCAATTGTATAGAGCAAAAAAGTCTGGCCGTGATCGTGTCATGTATGAAGCATGA
- a CDS encoding membrane protein: protein MKKAFNVFRHMGWIAIICSLLSSLLLFVMGAVKTYTAFAVFLFNEVPHESLAHMDTSDIAISYLIKSLDTFLIAFVLFIFSHGVFTLFISNKNPKDTSTYVLKWIKTPNIGHLKNVLAEVIIVILFVKFLEVVLVNINNLSWDIMVLPISILLLSLGLKFLGLGHEEDTSAKE from the coding sequence ATGAAGAAAGCGTTTAATGTGTTTCGTCACATGGGGTGGATTGCAATCATCTGCTCTTTATTAAGTTCATTGCTACTGTTTGTGATGGGAGCCGTAAAAACCTATACCGCTTTTGCTGTGTTTTTATTTAATGAAGTGCCTCATGAAAGCTTGGCTCACATGGATACATCAGATATCGCGATTTCCTATTTAATCAAATCACTTGATACCTTTTTAATCGCGTTTGTACTGTTTATTTTCTCACATGGTGTTTTTACTCTATTTATCTCAAATAAGAACCCTAAAGATACGTCAACATACGTACTAAAGTGGATTAAAACACCTAATATTGGTCATTTGAAAAATGTCTTGGCTGAAGTAATTATTGTTATTTTATTTGTGAAATTTTTAGAGGTCGTCTTAGTAAATATTAATAATTTATCTTGGGATATCATGGTATTACCAATATCAATTTTGCTATTAAGTTTAGGTCTGAAATTTTTAGGTCTTGGTCATGAAGAAGATACATCAGCTAAAGAGTAA
- a CDS encoding sodium/glutamate symporter — translation MNFVDGVLHIESFLAITLGIIVLFLGRRLTQMSYWLKEFSIPEPVSGGILVSILFAILHYVTQIDVSFDLATRDLLLVYFFTTIGINASLRDLFKGGKPLIILLTITIGYMFIQNLTGIGFALMLDQPAVFGLLSGSVSLIGGHGTAIAWAPKIGEQFDLNTAMEIGIASATFGLILASLMGGPIAKYLINKHNLKADEGEKVDVGIQQDSKQTRITSYDFLDAMLAIHICIILGAILNEVVSGLGLDLPLFVSCLFAGILISNLIPASYPRLTGTRWPARKPAVALIADMALGAFLSMSLMSMQLWALVDLAGPIFIILAAQFFIAICIAIFVVFPLMGKTYDAAVVCAGFGGISLGSTPTAMANMSAVAQKYGNSHQAFIIVPLVCAFFIDLANALIIPYFIKMV, via the coding sequence ATGAACTTCGTTGATGGTGTACTACACATCGAATCATTTTTAGCTATTACTCTCGGGATAATTGTTCTTTTCTTAGGCCGTCGATTAACACAGATGAGCTATTGGCTAAAAGAATTTAGTATTCCAGAACCTGTCTCTGGCGGTATTCTTGTTTCTATTCTTTTCGCCATTCTCCACTACGTAACACAGATTGATGTTTCTTTTGATTTAGCTACTCGAGATCTTCTACTGGTTTACTTCTTCACTACTATTGGCATTAACGCCAGTCTGAGAGATCTCTTTAAAGGTGGCAAACCTCTCATTATTTTATTAACCATCACCATCGGGTACATGTTTATTCAAAACCTCACAGGGATAGGGTTTGCTTTGATGCTTGATCAACCCGCTGTTTTTGGTTTATTAAGTGGATCTGTTTCTTTAATTGGTGGGCATGGAACCGCTATCGCATGGGCGCCAAAAATTGGAGAGCAGTTCGATTTAAATACAGCTATGGAGATAGGTATAGCAAGTGCAACCTTTGGACTTATTCTTGCCAGTTTAATGGGTGGGCCAATCGCAAAATACTTAATTAATAAACACAACTTAAAAGCTGATGAGGGTGAGAAAGTTGATGTCGGTATTCAACAAGACTCCAAACAAACCCGCATTACCTCTTATGACTTTTTAGACGCTATGCTCGCCATTCACATCTGTATTATATTAGGGGCAATCTTAAATGAAGTGGTGTCTGGGCTTGGGTTAGATCTTCCTTTGTTCGTGAGTTGCTTATTTGCCGGTATTTTAATTTCTAATTTAATACCAGCCTCTTACCCTCGCTTAACGGGTACTCGTTGGCCAGCTCGTAAACCTGCGGTTGCTCTGATTGCTGATATGGCATTAGGGGCATTTTTATCGATGTCTTTAATGAGTATGCAATTATGGGCGTTAGTCGACTTAGCAGGCCCTATCTTTATTATTTTGGCTGCTCAGTTCTTTATTGCTATATGTATTGCTATTTTTGTTGTCTTTCCTCTTATGGGAAAAACATACGATGCAGCGGTGGTTTGTGCAGGATTTGGAGGGATATCTCTGGGCTCAACCCCAACAGCGATGGCAAATATGTCAGCAGTAGCGCAGAAGTATGGTAATTCACATCAAGCTTTTATTATAGTGCCTTTGGTTTGTGCCTTTTTTATCGATCTCGCTAACGCTCTTATTATTCCTTATTTTATTAAAATGGTTTAA